From the genome of Sulfurovum sp. NBC37-1, one region includes:
- the ilvC gene encoding ketol-acid reductoisomerase: protein MSTLNVYYDKDCDINIIKSKTVAMIGFGSQGHAHAENLRDSGVNVVVGLREGGSSWKKAEAKGFETLTVAEATAKADVVMILLPDENQAEIYENEIAPNLKSGATIAFGHGFNIHYGRIKPAADINVTMVAPKAPGHTVRSEFVRGGGIPDLIAVGQNPSGTTKELALSYASAIGGGRTAIIETTFKDETETDLFGEQAVLCGGTAALVQAGFETLTEAGYAPELAYFECLHELKLIVDLMFEGGIADMRYSISNTAEYGDYVSGKRVINEESKKAMKEILKEIQDGRFAKDFILEGQAGYPRMNAERNNDKEMLITKTGNKLRAMMPWISANKIVDQETN, encoded by the coding sequence ATGTCAACTTTAAACGTATATTATGACAAAGATTGTGATATCAATATCATCAAATCAAAAACAGTAGCAATGATCGGTTTCGGATCTCAGGGACATGCACACGCAGAGAACCTCAGAGACTCCGGTGTAAATGTAGTCGTCGGTCTCAGAGAGGGCGGTTCTTCCTGGAAAAAAGCTGAGGCTAAAGGTTTTGAAACATTGACAGTTGCCGAAGCAACAGCAAAAGCGGATGTAGTTATGATCCTTCTTCCTGATGAAAACCAGGCTGAGATCTATGAAAACGAGATCGCTCCAAATTTGAAGTCCGGTGCAACGATCGCATTCGGTCACGGTTTCAACATCCATTATGGACGTATCAAGCCGGCAGCAGATATCAACGTTACTATGGTCGCACCAAAGGCGCCTGGTCATACTGTACGTTCTGAGTTCGTAAGAGGCGGTGGTATTCCTGACCTTATCGCGGTGGGTCAAAACCCAAGCGGTACAACCAAAGAGTTGGCACTTTCTTATGCATCGGCTATCGGCGGCGGTAGAACAGCAATCATCGAGACAACTTTCAAAGATGAGACTGAAACGGATCTTTTCGGTGAGCAGGCAGTTCTCTGCGGTGGTACTGCGGCATTGGTACAGGCTGGTTTTGAAACATTGACTGAAGCAGGTTACGCACCTGAATTGGCATACTTCGAGTGTCTTCACGAGCTCAAGCTCATCGTTGACCTTATGTTCGAGGGCGGTATCGCAGATATGAGATACTCCATCTCCAACACAGCTGAGTATGGTGATTATGTTTCCGGTAAACGTGTCATCAACGAAGAGTCCAAAAAAGCGATGAAAGAGATCCTCAAAGAGATCCAGGACGGTAGATTTGCCAAGGACTTCATCCTTGAAGGCCAGGCGGGATACCCAAGAATGAACGCTGAAAGAAACAATGACAAAGAGATGTTGATCACGAAGACAG
- a CDS encoding NfeD family protein: MIEFLTQYITWWHWIILGILFIIIEMGTGTFITLGFGVAAIIVGLLDLVVSMNFLVQVTLWLILSVAIIAFLFKYFKKQPTVSNTGQSDQGLDTLGTVTKRIEQHGRGKIRFDEPVLGNTVWHASANQTLDVGERVKIEAVNGQLIKVVPVSE, translated from the coding sequence TTGATCGAATTTTTAACGCAGTATATCACCTGGTGGCACTGGATCATCCTGGGTATACTTTTCATTATTATAGAGATGGGGACGGGTACTTTCATCACACTTGGCTTCGGTGTGGCAGCGATCATTGTCGGCCTGCTGGACCTTGTGGTCAGCATGAACTTTCTGGTACAGGTCACACTCTGGCTCATACTCTCCGTAGCCATCATCGCTTTTTTGTTCAAATATTTCAAAAAGCAGCCTACCGTTTCCAACACAGGACAGTCCGACCAGGGACTTGACACACTGGGAACTGTCACCAAAAGGATCGAGCAGCATGGAAGAGGCAAAATAAGATTTGACGAACCCGTGCTGGGCAATACTGTCTGGCACGCCTCAGCAAACCAGACACTGGATGTGGGTGAACGTGTAAAGATAGAAGCAGTGAACGGGCAGCTCATCAAAGTAGTGCCAGTTTCAGAATAA
- a CDS encoding bacterioferritin, which yields MKEKSIDLLNNAIGDELAAINQYMYFHFHCDDQGYDLLGALFKKTAIEEMRHVESIADRILFLKGDIVMEPSQKVHYISDIKEMLAFAAGEEENAIRMYNDFANQCAQNLDSVTKRLFEDIVIDEERHFEQFDSEIDNLDRFGDRYLALQSIERSKTRSAMP from the coding sequence ATGAAAGAGAAAAGCATAGACCTGCTCAACAACGCTATAGGAGATGAACTGGCAGCAATCAACCAGTATATGTATTTTCACTTTCACTGTGACGATCAAGGATACGACCTTCTGGGTGCACTTTTCAAAAAAACAGCCATCGAAGAGATGCGTCACGTAGAGAGCATTGCTGACAGAATCCTCTTTTTGAAAGGTGATATCGTTATGGAGCCGTCACAAAAAGTCCATTATATATCTGATATTAAAGAGATGCTGGCCTTTGCCGCAGGAGAAGAAGAGAATGCGATCAGGATGTATAATGATTTTGCAAATCAGTGTGCCCAAAACCTCGATAGTGTCACCAAACGGCTTTTTGAGGATATCGTTATAGATGAAGAGCGTCACTTTGAGCAGTTTGATAGCGAGATCGATAATCTTGACAGATTCGGAGACCGCTACCTGGCGCTTCAGTCGATCGAAAGAAGCAAAACGCGTTCAGCCATGCCGTAA
- a CDS encoding SPFH domain-containing protein: MQETLVIMLLLAAGVIITIYKGINIVPQGEEWVVERLGKFSRTLKPGLNIIIPYLDAVRQKVSTRDIILDIPQQEVITRDNAVILTNAVTFIRVTRPQDAIYGVEDFYLAIQQLVMTTLRSILGEMSLDEALSNREHIKTKLKDQIIDDVADWGVTVKSVEIQDISPSASMQDSMERQAAAERERRAIETTAEGNKNAAILEADGKLEAAKREAEAQVALANASAEAIRLISDNIQDKELPAMFLLGDRYINSLEQISKSQNSKFVIYPADLQGAIKGMLGNVFKR, translated from the coding sequence ATGCAGGAAACACTTGTCATAATGTTATTGTTGGCCGCAGGGGTCATCATCACTATCTACAAAGGGATCAATATCGTTCCGCAGGGCGAAGAATGGGTCGTAGAGAGACTGGGGAAGTTCAGCCGGACACTCAAGCCGGGCCTCAACATCATCATCCCCTATCTCGATGCGGTACGCCAAAAGGTCTCCACCAGAGATATCATTCTTGACATCCCGCAGCAGGAGGTCATTACCAGAGACAATGCTGTCATTCTGACCAATGCCGTCACATTCATACGTGTCACACGTCCGCAGGATGCCATTTACGGTGTGGAGGATTTCTATCTGGCCATACAGCAGCTCGTTATGACCACCCTACGTTCCATCCTCGGTGAAATGTCGCTTGATGAAGCCCTTTCAAACCGTGAACACATCAAGACCAAACTCAAAGACCAGATCATCGATGATGTCGCTGACTGGGGTGTCACCGTCAAATCGGTAGAAATACAGGACATCTCTCCTTCGGCTTCCATGCAGGACTCCATGGAGAGACAGGCAGCCGCGGAAAGAGAAAGACGTGCCATCGAAACCACGGCAGAAGGTAACAAGAACGCTGCTATTCTCGAAGCGGACGGAAAACTTGAAGCAGCCAAAAGAGAAGCGGAAGCGCAGGTCGCACTTGCCAACGCATCCGCCGAAGCGATCCGCCTGATCTCCGACAACATCCAGGACAAAGAGCTGCCGGCCATGTTCCTTTTGGGAGACCGTTACATCAATTCGCTTGAGCAGATCTCAAAAAGCCAGAACTCCAAATTCGTCATCTACCCTGCAGACCTGCAGGGTGCCATCAAAGGGATGCTGGGGAATGTGTTTAAACGGTAA